A single Saccharolobus shibatae B12 DNA region contains:
- the cas4a gene encoding type I-A CRISPR-associated protein Cas4/Csa1: protein MRSQIVRQLRRLHSYRASDPIEEELRGWNYHMPPVKPRRYLGLSMSDVAYRYCETKRDVYLRKVLKVQGEQRTPLLLGQAIHEIVKSVSNEIVKLLSSGYKPWNILEILFRNNKIAKSICPQQFIKYCEEVYKAYALDLLSDFSDSTSFIPVINEFKVDGTPLGLSSRLSVDAIMQLSLVVEMKVGSVQEFHKLALAGYGMALESALELPIDFGALIYVNGITTTSPEFKIEVFYVSSDLRKEFLDARDEVIDMVSQEKDPGMPVSCSPSCPFLSYCNNKR, encoded by the coding sequence ATGAGGTCGCAGATAGTTAGACAGTTACGGAGGCTCCACTCATATAGGGCTTCAGACCCTATTGAGGAGGAGCTACGGGGGTGGAACTACCACATGCCCCCCGTAAAGCCTAGGCGTTATCTAGGTCTATCCATGTCTGACGTAGCCTATAGGTATTGCGAGACCAAGAGGGACGTCTACTTAAGGAAGGTCTTGAAGGTGCAAGGGGAACAGAGAACTCCCCTACTGTTGGGCCAAGCAATCCACGAGATAGTTAAGAGCGTGTCAAACGAGATCGTGAAACTCCTCTCCTCTGGTTACAAACCTTGGAATATATTAGAGATTCTGTTTAGGAACAACAAGATCGCTAAAAGTATTTGCCCCCAACAATTCATTAAGTACTGCGAGGAAGTCTACAAGGCTTACGCATTGGACTTATTGAGCGACTTCTCCGACTCTACCTCCTTCATTCCAGTCATAAACGAGTTCAAGGTAGATGGGACTCCCTTGGGGCTTTCTTCCAGGCTTTCAGTTGACGCAATAATGCAACTCTCTTTAGTTGTTGAGATGAAAGTGGGAAGTGTACAAGAGTTTCACAAATTGGCCTTAGCAGGATACGGTATGGCTTTGGAGAGCGCTCTAGAGCTTCCAATTGACTTCGGTGCCTTAATTTACGTTAACGGAATCACCACTACCTCCCCAGAGTTTAAGATTGAGGTCTTTTACGTCTCCTCTGACCTTAGGAAGGAATTCTTGGATGCTAGGGATGAGGTTATTGACATGGTAAGCCAAGAGAAAGATCCGGGGATGCCGGTCTCATGTTCACCCTCTTGTCCCTTCCTAAGCTACTGTAATAACAAGAGGTGA
- the cas1 gene encoding CRISPR-associated endonuclease Cas1 gives MRTLIISDYGAYVYVKKNMFVIKKGDKKVEISPSEVDEILITASCSISTSALSLALTHGISVMFLNSRDTPWGILLPSIITETVRTKKAQYEIIVGRKEIKYGEEIISSKIYNQSVHLKYWTRFTGTKNDYKELLGKDEPTAARIYWQNISQLLPKDIGFDGRDVDGVDQFNMALNYSYAILYNTIFKYLVIAGLDPYLGFIHKDRPGNESLVYDFSEMFKPYIDLLLVRAFRSGFRLKVKDGLIEENSRGDLAKLIRKGMEENVKEEGDHNPKTLIQAIRAHAVKFASSIREGKEYKGFKLVM, from the coding sequence ATGAGGACTCTCATCATATCAGACTACGGCGCTTACGTATACGTCAAGAAGAACATGTTCGTGATAAAGAAAGGGGATAAGAAGGTTGAGATTTCGCCCTCTGAAGTTGACGAAATATTGATAACTGCCTCTTGTTCTATTTCAACTAGTGCCCTATCACTAGCATTAACTCACGGCATAAGCGTTATGTTCTTGAACTCTAGGGATACCCCTTGGGGAATACTATTACCTTCTATTATAACTGAGACTGTTAGAACTAAGAAGGCGCAGTACGAGATAATTGTGGGTAGGAAGGAGATTAAATACGGAGAGGAGATTATAAGTTCCAAGATTTACAACCAAAGTGTGCACCTAAAGTATTGGACTAGGTTCACTGGGACTAAGAACGATTACAAGGAGCTGTTGGGTAAGGATGAACCAACTGCTGCTAGAATATATTGGCAGAACATATCTCAACTGTTACCTAAGGATATTGGATTTGACGGCAGAGATGTAGATGGAGTTGACCAGTTTAACATGGCGTTGAACTACTCTTACGCCATACTTTATAACACTATATTCAAATATCTAGTTATAGCTGGGTTGGACCCTTACCTAGGTTTTATACACAAGGACAGACCCGGAAACGAGAGCCTAGTCTACGACTTCTCAGAAATGTTTAAGCCGTATATTGACCTCTTATTGGTTAGGGCTTTCAGAAGCGGTTTTAGGTTAAAGGTCAAGGATGGTTTGATTGAAGAGAACAGTAGGGGAGATTTAGCTAAGCTGATAAGAAAGGGGATGGAGGAGAACGTTAAGGAGGAGGGTGATCATAATCCGAAAACCTTGATACAAGCAATAAGGGCTCATGCAGTGAAGTTTGCATCAAGTATTAGGGAAGGGAAGG